In one Leptospira fletcheri genomic region, the following are encoded:
- a CDS encoding VOC family protein: MANFAVWFDIPVKNMERAIEFYSKVFDLELTMMEGAPKKYAVFPYSDGSVSGGLVEDGEKVSDKGSLLYLNGGEDLSKPLNRVKDAGGSVLQEKTSIGPNGFMAVILDSEGNRVAIHSMK; encoded by the coding sequence ATGGCGAATTTTGCGGTTTGGTTCGATATCCCGGTTAAAAACATGGAAAGGGCGATCGAGTTTTATTCGAAAGTATTCGATCTCGAATTAACGATGATGGAAGGGGCGCCTAAGAAATACGCCGTATTTCCATATTCGGACGGTAGTGTTTCCGGAGGTCTCGTCGAAGACGGGGAGAAAGTATCCGATAAAGGCTCGCTTTTGTACCTGAACGGGGGCGAAGATTTGTCCAAGCCCTTAAATCGGGTAAAAGATGCGGGAGGCAGCGTTCTTCAGGAAAAGACTTCGATCGGACCGAACGGCTTTATGGCGGTTATCCTTGATTCCGAAGGAAACCGTGTCGCGATCCATAGCATGAAATAG
- a CDS encoding NAD-dependent epimerase/dehydratase family protein, whose protein sequence is MHKKVLVTGGSGYIGSQLVHQLLTEGNDIVHTTVRNIGNFAKTQPLRELQEKFPDRLKIFEADLLKLESFGPAMKDCEIVYHVASPFLLPEKIVDGQNQMLVPALMGTKNVLDSVNNTPSVSRVVLTSTVGAIFGDYIDVFDMKDRILSAEYFNTSSNLENQPYHYSKVLAEKLAWNMFEDQKRWSMVVICPGLVLGPSLTSSSDSGSLSLMEELLKGYFFYGAANLSFTIVDVRDLAIAHIKAGENTNAKGRFILAHKEMSSLLEMANAIRNVHRRPYLLPKFQVPNWAAMLVGPFFGLNRDFMKKHFGIRFLTDNKRSIDELGVAYRSVKETFVDHYTSWIDQRTKSSALKVSKN, encoded by the coding sequence ATGCATAAAAAAGTTTTAGTTACCGGCGGTAGCGGGTATATAGGGAGCCAGTTGGTTCACCAGTTGTTAACGGAAGGAAACGACATCGTTCATACGACCGTAAGAAATATCGGAAATTTCGCAAAAACGCAGCCGTTAAGGGAATTGCAGGAAAAATTTCCGGATCGTTTGAAAATCTTCGAAGCCGACCTTCTAAAATTGGAGTCTTTCGGCCCCGCGATGAAGGATTGCGAAATCGTATATCATGTCGCTTCCCCTTTTTTGCTTCCGGAAAAGATCGTAGACGGACAGAACCAGATGCTCGTCCCGGCATTGATGGGAACGAAGAACGTATTGGATTCCGTTAACAATACCCCTTCCGTATCCAGGGTCGTTCTTACGTCCACGGTAGGCGCAATATTCGGAGATTATATCGACGTATTCGATATGAAAGATCGGATTTTGTCGGCAGAATATTTCAATACTTCGAGCAATCTAGAGAACCAGCCTTATCATTATTCGAAGGTTCTGGCGGAGAAGCTCGCATGGAATATGTTCGAGGATCAGAAACGTTGGAGCATGGTCGTGATCTGCCCAGGGTTGGTCCTAGGACCCTCACTTACCTCCTCTTCCGATTCGGGAAGTCTTTCTCTTATGGAAGAACTTCTGAAAGGATATTTCTTTTACGGTGCCGCAAATCTAAGTTTCACTATAGTAGATGTCCGCGACCTTGCGATCGCGCATATCAAAGCGGGCGAAAATACGAACGCTAAAGGACGTTTCATATTGGCTCATAAAGAGATGTCCTCTCTCCTGGAGATGGCGAATGCGATTCGAAACGTCCATCGACGTCCGTATTTGCTTCCGAAGTTCCAAGTGCCGAATTGGGCCGCCATGTTGGTCGGTCCCTTCTTCGGATTGAACCGGGACTTTATGAAAAAACATTTTGGAATACGTTTTTTAACGGACAATAAACGAAGTATCGATGAATTGGGAGTTGCCTACAGATCGGTTAAGGAAACGTTCGTCGATCATTATACTAGCTGGATCGATCAAAGAACGAAAAGCTCGGCTTTGAAAGTTTCGAAGAATTAG
- a CDS encoding phasin-related domain-containing protein, with amino-acid sequence MALEMMTLVNAGIGIVRTGQAEVDKTKASMTKRFEELVAKGASDSSESSVRLRDLATKIVDSVVQTNTTIEKNWTDIRSKFSESFKRIGSKEEAIPQQKMEKKKA; translated from the coding sequence ATGGCTCTTGAAATGATGACACTCGTAAATGCGGGAATCGGAATCGTTCGGACAGGACAGGCGGAGGTGGACAAGACGAAAGCGTCTATGACCAAGAGATTCGAGGAGTTGGTCGCAAAAGGAGCTTCCGACAGCAGCGAATCTTCCGTCCGGCTCAGGGATTTAGCTACAAAGATCGTAGATAGCGTCGTCCAGACGAATACGACCATCGAAAAAAATTGGACGGATATTCGCTCCAAATTTTCCGAATCTTTTAAACGGATCGGCTCAAAGGAAGAAGCCATTCCCCAGCAAAAGATGGAAAAGAAGAAAGCGTAG